Proteins from a single region of Segatella copri:
- a CDS encoding class I SAM-dependent methyltransferase, producing the protein MNTKILSKDKDPMGAAILDYQKSGRAGRLRVLSSMFEEDEMPVKHLFRKVEEMPMLEQKALQLTKGRVLDIGAGSGCHTLALQEKGLEVKAIDISPLSCEAMELRGVMDTECINLFDEHLETGFDTILLLMNGTGIAGKIEHLPTLFNRLKALLNKGGQILIDSSDLKYIYENEDGSFDINLNGAYYGEVDYQMIYKDIKGDCFDWLYVDFPLLKSIAETCGLHGELVAEGEHYDYLARIF; encoded by the coding sequence ATGAATACAAAGATATTATCAAAAGACAAAGACCCGATGGGCGCCGCTATCCTTGATTATCAGAAATCGGGAAGAGCAGGAAGATTACGTGTGCTCTCTTCTATGTTCGAAGAGGACGAAATGCCGGTGAAACATCTCTTCAGAAAAGTTGAAGAGATGCCGATGCTGGAGCAGAAGGCCTTGCAACTCACAAAAGGGCGTGTACTGGATATCGGAGCCGGCAGCGGCTGCCATACGCTCGCCTTGCAAGAGAAGGGCTTGGAGGTAAAAGCCATTGATATTTCTCCTCTGAGCTGCGAAGCGATGGAACTGAGAGGAGTGATGGATACAGAATGCATCAATCTTTTCGATGAACATCTGGAAACAGGGTTCGATACCATCCTCCTCCTGATGAACGGAACGGGTATCGCCGGAAAGATAGAACATCTCCCTACCCTCTTCAACCGTCTCAAGGCTTTGCTCAACAAGGGCGGACAGATTCTTATCGATTCCTCCGACCTCAAATATATCTACGAGAATGAAGACGGAAGTTTCGACATCAATCTGAATGGTGCCTACTATGGTGAAGTGGATTATCAGATGATTTACAAAGACATTAAGGGAGACTGTTTCGACTGGCTCTACGTAGATTTCCCATTGCTCAAATCCATCGCCGAAACCTGCGGTCTGCATGGCGAACTCGTGGCAGAAGGCGAACATTACGACTATCTGGCTAGGATTTTCTAA
- a CDS encoding DUF4476 domain-containing protein yields the protein MKRNEVMALIATTILMFAVCLSASAKGKRNVERGMTKQEVIAILGEPKLTSFDMYGDKWEYAKYNNLFGDSKYITVFFDRNGKVVQYDTRIIEPNSQMSNVQQPQHPTPPIYDGRCDPDGRMDYGYCLDDASFTKLYNKVKKASFDDNKFDLIEVASLGCYYSCAQAVSMMNIFTFGDSKMKALRLMAPHIIDLQNANIIYQQFSFESEKQKVGEILRSSRISPQNLHIQ from the coding sequence ATGAAAAGAAATGAAGTAATGGCGCTCATCGCCACAACCATATTGATGTTTGCCGTATGCCTCTCGGCTTCGGCTAAAGGAAAAAGAAACGTGGAGCGGGGAATGACCAAGCAGGAAGTAATAGCCATTCTTGGAGAACCTAAGCTCACCAGTTTCGACATGTATGGGGACAAATGGGAATATGCCAAATATAATAATCTGTTTGGAGATTCCAAGTACATCACGGTCTTCTTCGACAGAAACGGAAAGGTGGTGCAGTACGATACAAGAATCATAGAACCCAACAGCCAGATGTCGAATGTACAGCAGCCACAACACCCTACCCCACCCATCTACGATGGAAGATGTGATCCAGATGGCAGAATGGATTACGGCTATTGTCTCGATGATGCTTCCTTCACAAAACTATATAATAAGGTGAAGAAGGCAAGCTTTGATGACAACAAGTTCGATCTGATAGAAGTGGCCAGCCTCGGCTGTTACTATTCTTGTGCCCAAGCCGTCAGCATGATGAATATATTCACTTTTGGTGACAGCAAGATGAAAGCCCTCAGACTGATGGCTCCTCATATCATAGATTTGCAGAATGCTAATATCATCTATCAGCAATTCAGTTTTGAAAGCGAAAAGCAAAAGGTAGGAGAAATATTAAGAAGCAGCAGAATATCTCCTCAAAACTTGCATATTCAATGA
- a CDS encoding DUF4465 domain-containing protein, translating into MKKIYLYSLSAAFVAALLSVSSVANAQDNNAAVTAEASQDAAVATFEDLTLEPESHWAGPADNAEEVAGAYGPEWVGTFKSGSYEFVNSVNPAWGSWMGCSYSNMTATSFESYEKDQWNSAAGHGAVGSTNYGVLYGNSLPNTPMEVIKVADAPDGRVVKGMNITNSAWVVECVKNGNGAANKFKQGSWFKVIFTGTKADKSTASVEYYLADYRSENESEWTCLTDWAWIDLSSLGKVVSLSVSFDGTDKSYGYLNTSTYVCIDNVGCEKNVSTGISANKWNCVELREVARFSADGKRISAPQKGLNIIRMSDGSTRKVVVK; encoded by the coding sequence ATGAAAAAGATTTACTTGTATTCTTTGTCGGCTGCTTTCGTTGCAGCCTTGTTGAGTGTTTCATCTGTAGCGAATGCGCAGGATAACAATGCAGCAGTGACTGCTGAGGCTTCGCAGGATGCTGCTGTGGCAACCTTTGAGGATTTGACCTTGGAGCCTGAGAGCCACTGGGCTGGCCCTGCTGATAATGCCGAGGAAGTAGCTGGTGCTTATGGTCCGGAATGGGTTGGTACTTTCAAGAGTGGTTCTTATGAGTTTGTCAACTCTGTAAACCCAGCTTGGGGTTCCTGGATGGGTTGTTCTTACAGCAACATGACCGCAACCTCATTTGAATCTTATGAGAAAGACCAGTGGAATTCTGCTGCAGGTCATGGTGCTGTGGGTTCTACCAATTACGGAGTATTGTATGGAAATTCTCTTCCTAATACACCTATGGAAGTAATCAAGGTGGCTGATGCTCCTGATGGACGAGTAGTAAAGGGTATGAATATCACCAACTCTGCTTGGGTTGTAGAATGCGTGAAGAATGGCAATGGAGCTGCCAATAAGTTTAAGCAGGGTTCTTGGTTCAAGGTAATCTTTACCGGTACTAAGGCTGACAAGTCAACTGCTTCTGTAGAGTATTATTTGGCTGATTACCGTTCGGAGAATGAGTCTGAGTGGACTTGCCTCACAGACTGGGCTTGGATTGACCTTTCTTCTTTGGGCAAGGTGGTTTCCTTGAGCGTTAGTTTCGATGGTACAGATAAGAGCTATGGCTATCTGAACACATCTACTTATGTCTGCATCGACAATGTAGGTTGCGAAAAGAATGTTTCTACTGGCATTTCTGCCAACAAGTGGAACTGTGTAGAGCTTCGCGAGGTGGCTCGATTCTCTGCTGATGGCAAGCGCATCTCTGCTCCTCAGAAGGGTCTCAACATCATCCGCATGAGCGATGGTTCTACCCGCAAGGTGGTAGTAAAGTAA
- a CDS encoding YncE family protein, whose amino-acid sequence MRIGFGNKILGTLAMMGLSLFFVACSNENGEDDITPVIPKPEIIGENLIICNEGNWQSDNGQLSFYDGTAGVLTNKWFRQVNGSKLGDTPNDIVQVNDTLIAIAVNWSNIIQYIHPDGTACGATENVPNNRRMCTDGNYLYITSYAHKCGNQTFEKGYVAKIDVKTKQVVATCEVGWEPEGVRLYGGKLYVANTGGYAFSENHAYETTVQVVDAETMKSIKTIETGCINLYGEMSQAGQYLCINSCGDYYNVKPKTVIVDCKTDEVKTFDFPATYNSTDGDVFYTVGSEFSYNTGEYVYSIKTINPKTQEVKDGIFCEAITQKIKEITSPYELYISPYTQNVYFTDAGSYGTAGYLYGYTKEGQPVFAPQKTYVNPAHILALPIYEDK is encoded by the coding sequence ATGAGAATAGGATTTGGAAATAAAATTTTAGGAACGCTGGCGATGATGGGATTATCGCTTTTCTTTGTTGCCTGTTCAAACGAGAACGGAGAAGATGATATTACACCGGTGATTCCGAAGCCGGAAATCATTGGCGAGAACCTCATTATCTGCAACGAGGGAAACTGGCAGTCGGATAACGGGCAGCTTTCCTTCTATGATGGAACGGCTGGCGTGCTCACCAACAAGTGGTTCCGACAGGTGAACGGTAGCAAACTGGGAGATACGCCCAATGACATCGTCCAGGTGAATGATACGCTCATTGCCATCGCCGTGAACTGGTCGAACATCATCCAGTATATTCACCCCGACGGAACGGCTTGCGGGGCTACCGAGAACGTGCCCAACAATCGCCGCATGTGCACAGACGGCAACTATCTCTACATCACATCCTACGCCCACAAATGCGGCAACCAGACCTTCGAAAAGGGGTATGTGGCTAAGATTGATGTGAAGACCAAGCAGGTGGTTGCCACTTGCGAGGTGGGCTGGGAGCCAGAAGGAGTACGTCTTTATGGTGGCAAACTCTATGTGGCCAATACCGGAGGCTACGCTTTCTCAGAGAATCATGCGTATGAAACCACCGTGCAGGTGGTGGATGCAGAGACGATGAAATCCATTAAGACCATCGAAACGGGCTGCATCAATCTCTATGGCGAAATGTCGCAGGCAGGTCAGTATCTCTGCATCAATTCCTGCGGAGATTATTACAATGTGAAGCCTAAGACGGTGATTGTGGATTGCAAGACGGATGAGGTGAAAACCTTCGATTTCCCAGCTACCTATAACAGCACGGATGGGGATGTTTTTTACACCGTAGGTTCCGAATTCTCCTATAATACAGGTGAGTATGTCTATTCCATCAAAACCATCAATCCTAAGACACAGGAGGTGAAAGATGGAATCTTCTGTGAAGCCATCACTCAGAAAATCAAGGAGATAACTTCGCCATACGAGCTTTACATTTCGCCTTATACCCAAAACGTGTATTTCACGGATGCGGGTAGTTATGGTACTGCGGGTTATCTTTATGGCTACACCAAGGAGGGACAGCCGGTGTTTGCGCCGCAGAAAACGTATGTGAATCCGGCACATATCCTGGCTTTGCCAATTTATGAAGATAAGTAA
- a CDS encoding TonB-dependent receptor plug domain-containing protein codes for MRIGKLLLCVGGCMAANAVSYGQSFRTDSVQALDEVVVKAMQEVTPHQSINYQQLQNLPSNNVADALKYMAGVQIKDYGGLGGQKTVNVRSLGSQHVGVYLDGVRITNAQNGTVDLGKYSLSTLESVSLFNANKTEMLMTASEYASASTVYLKTHRPDSTQLKASYQLGSFGTHKLAATYSYRNWGFIDAAFTHSKGNYPFEYHTEYEDTTGTRRNSDITMFRIESCAFYKGLQWHTYYFNSRRGLPGGIVRRLSDTYTDVGREWDRNFFSQLSYRTQIPLGKHQPSSENQHSIGIRAILKYANDFLHYRSDYPENISVHANNRYHQQDVYAALSASYQIRDFGFSASSDLRWSDLTTDVKNFHYVYRLDSKSSLSAFYQHGGLKASVSGLYTHLADHTQGKAKPLHKMTWNALASYTLGDWTLRSFYKTVFRAPTLNDLYYTMVGNRNLKPEFTKQVDVGITFSRPFVDVQADWYYNRVEDRIVCLPLKGSYQWTMLNYGYTRCMGVDVSVNAHYRQHSLLLTGTYQDDRNRTNPKEEAYNDFIAYSPRWSMTAVYTLLYKGWTASISHMFVDKRYWTAENAIEDPLSAYNCTDLKIGYRFLRHYMVEAECQDVFDERYEMIQRWPMPGRRFGVTLRVESL; via the coding sequence ATGAGAATAGGAAAATTACTGCTGTGCGTCGGGGGATGCATGGCAGCAAATGCTGTATCGTATGGGCAGAGTTTTCGAACCGATTCGGTGCAGGCCTTGGACGAGGTGGTGGTGAAGGCGATGCAGGAGGTTACTCCCCATCAATCCATCAACTATCAGCAGTTGCAGAACCTGCCTTCCAATAATGTGGCAGATGCGCTGAAATATATGGCGGGCGTGCAAATCAAGGACTATGGCGGATTGGGTGGACAGAAAACCGTGAACGTGCGGTCGCTCGGATCTCAGCATGTGGGCGTTTATCTGGATGGTGTGCGTATCACCAATGCACAGAACGGTACGGTGGATTTGGGAAAGTATTCGCTCTCTACCCTGGAATCGGTTTCGCTCTTCAATGCCAACAAGACGGAGATGCTGATGACGGCTTCGGAATATGCTTCCGCCTCCACAGTTTATCTCAAGACCCATCGCCCCGACAGCACTCAGCTCAAGGCTTCCTACCAGTTGGGCTCTTTTGGAACCCACAAGTTGGCAGCCACTTACAGTTATCGGAATTGGGGCTTCATAGATGCAGCCTTTACCCATAGCAAGGGCAACTATCCGTTTGAATATCATACGGAATATGAAGACACCACGGGAACCCGTCGCAACTCCGACATTACGATGTTCCGCATCGAAAGCTGCGCCTTCTACAAGGGATTGCAATGGCACACGTATTACTTTAATTCCCGACGGGGATTGCCGGGCGGAATCGTGCGCCGACTCTCGGATACCTACACCGATGTGGGCAGGGAATGGGACCGTAACTTCTTCTCGCAGCTGTCGTATCGCACGCAGATCCCTTTGGGAAAGCATCAGCCTTCATCGGAAAATCAGCATTCGATAGGCATCAGGGCGATATTGAAATACGCCAACGATTTCCTGCACTACCGTTCGGATTATCCGGAGAACATCTCGGTTCACGCCAACAACAGGTATCATCAGCAGGATGTGTATGCGGCGCTCTCGGCTTCCTATCAGATTCGCGATTTCGGCTTCTCGGCTTCCAGCGACCTGCGATGGAGTGACCTCACCACCGATGTGAAGAATTTCCACTACGTATATCGCCTGGATAGCAAAAGCTCGCTCTCGGCGTTCTATCAGCATGGGGGATTGAAGGCTAGCGTAAGCGGACTCTATACGCATCTCGCCGACCATACCCAGGGCAAGGCAAAACCTCTGCATAAGATGACGTGGAATGCGCTGGCTTCCTATACGTTGGGCGACTGGACCCTCCGCTCGTTCTACAAAACCGTGTTCCGGGCACCAACCCTCAACGACCTCTATTATACGATGGTGGGCAACCGCAACCTGAAGCCGGAATTTACCAAACAGGTGGATGTGGGAATCACCTTCAGCAGGCCTTTCGTAGATGTGCAGGCAGATTGGTATTACAACCGGGTGGAAGACCGCATCGTTTGTCTGCCTCTCAAGGGTTCGTATCAGTGGACGATGCTCAACTATGGTTACACCCGCTGCATGGGTGTGGATGTGAGCGTGAATGCGCATTATCGTCAGCATTCCCTGCTCCTTACGGGCACGTATCAGGATGACCGGAACCGCACCAACCCGAAGGAGGAAGCCTATAATGACTTCATCGCCTATTCGCCACGATGGTCGATGACGGCAGTCTATACCTTATTATATAAGGGTTGGACTGCATCCATCTCCCACATGTTTGTGGATAAGCGATATTGGACGGCGGAGAATGCCATTGAAGACCCCCTGTCGGCGTACAACTGCACCGACCTGAAGATAGGTTACCGATTCCTGCGCCATTATATGGTGGAGGCAGAGTGCCAGGATGTATTTGACGAGCGTTACGAGATGATTCAGCGCTGGCCGATGCCGGGAAGGAGATTTGGCGTAACCCTTAGGGTTGAGAGTTTATAG
- the ettA gene encoding energy-dependent translational throttle protein EttA, with the protein MATVDDKKIIFSMVGVSKIIPQNQKQILKNIYLSFFYGAKIGIIGLNGAGKSTLMKIIAGLEQPTQGEVVWSPGYSVGYLPQDPPLDENKTVKENVMEGVQKIYDALAEYEDINNKFGLEEYYGDPDKMDKLMQRQAEVQDIIDATDAWNIDSKLERAMAALHCPPGDWPVTNLSGGERRRVALCRLLLQKPDVLLLDEPTNHLDAESIDWLEQHLQQYEGTVIAVTHDRYFLDDVSEWILELDRGEGIPWKGNYSSWLDQKTKRMIQEEKTASKRRKTLERELEWVRMAPKARQAKGKARLNSYEQMLNQEQKEREEKLEIFIPNGPRLGNKVIEAQHVKKAFGEKVLFNDLNFMLPPNGIVGVIGPNGAGKTTLFRLIMGLDQADGGTFEVGETVKLAYVDQQHKDIDPQKTVYEVISQGNETLRLGGRDVNARAYISRFNFSGTDQSKLCSVLSGGERNRLQLALALKQEGNVLLLDEPTNDIDVNTLRALEEGLEAFAGCAVVISHDRWFLDRICTHILAFEGNGEVFFFEGSYSEYEINKARRLGDTEIKKGRYRKLMEE; encoded by the coding sequence ATGGCAACAGTTGACGACAAGAAGATTATCTTCTCAATGGTGGGCGTATCTAAGATTATCCCACAAAACCAGAAACAGATTCTGAAGAACATCTACCTATCGTTCTTCTACGGAGCAAAAATCGGTATCATCGGTTTGAACGGTGCCGGTAAATCTACGTTGATGAAAATCATCGCAGGACTTGAGCAACCTACCCAGGGTGAGGTGGTTTGGAGCCCAGGCTACTCTGTGGGCTACTTGCCTCAGGATCCTCCGCTCGACGAGAACAAGACCGTGAAGGAAAACGTGATGGAGGGTGTGCAGAAAATCTATGATGCGCTCGCAGAATACGAGGACATCAACAACAAATTCGGTCTCGAAGAATATTACGGAGACCCTGATAAGATGGACAAGCTGATGCAGCGTCAGGCTGAGGTGCAGGATATCATTGATGCTACCGATGCCTGGAACATCGACTCCAAGCTGGAGCGTGCGATGGCTGCCCTGCATTGTCCTCCTGGTGATTGGCCAGTTACCAATCTCTCGGGTGGTGAGCGCCGCCGCGTGGCTCTCTGCCGTCTGCTCCTGCAGAAGCCGGACGTACTCCTGCTCGATGAGCCTACCAACCACCTGGATGCTGAGAGTATCGACTGGCTGGAGCAGCACCTGCAGCAGTATGAGGGTACGGTAATCGCCGTTACCCACGACCGCTACTTCCTCGACGACGTGAGCGAGTGGATTCTGGAGTTGGACCGTGGCGAGGGTATTCCATGGAAGGGCAACTACTCTTCTTGGCTCGATCAGAAGACCAAGCGAATGATTCAGGAGGAGAAGACTGCCTCTAAGCGCCGCAAGACATTGGAGCGCGAGTTGGAATGGGTTCGCATGGCGCCTAAGGCCCGTCAGGCTAAGGGTAAGGCTCGTCTGAACTCTTACGAGCAGATGCTCAACCAGGAGCAGAAGGAGCGCGAGGAGAAGCTGGAGATCTTCATCCCTAACGGTCCTCGTCTGGGTAACAAGGTTATAGAGGCTCAGCATGTAAAGAAGGCGTTCGGCGAAAAGGTTCTCTTCAACGACCTCAACTTCATGCTTCCTCCTAACGGCATCGTAGGTGTGATTGGTCCTAACGGAGCCGGCAAGACTACCCTCTTCCGCCTCATCATGGGCTTGGATCAGGCAGATGGCGGTACATTCGAGGTGGGTGAGACCGTGAAGCTGGCTTATGTTGACCAGCAGCACAAGGACATCGACCCTCAGAAGACCGTTTACGAGGTGATTTCCCAGGGCAATGAGACCTTGCGTCTAGGTGGCAGAGATGTGAATGCACGTGCTTATATCAGCCGTTTCAACTTCTCGGGCACCGACCAGAGCAAGCTCTGCAGTGTCCTCTCGGGTGGTGAGCGCAACCGTCTGCAGTTGGCTTTGGCATTGAAGCAGGAGGGTAATGTATTGCTCCTCGATGAGCCTACCAACGATATCGACGTGAACACCCTCCGTGCATTGGAGGAAGGTTTGGAAGCATTTGCCGGTTGTGCGGTGGTAATCAGCCACGACCGCTGGTTCCTCGACCGAATCTGTACCCACATTCTTGCCTTCGAGGGCAATGGTGAGGTCTTCTTCTTCGAGGGCAGCTATTCTGAGTATGAAATCAACAAGGCCCGCCGCCTGGGCGATACTGAAATCAAGAAGGGTCGCTACCGCAAGTTGATGGAGGAATAA
- a CDS encoding HAD family hydrolase translates to MKYIIFDFDGTIGDSQSLIVKTLQDTMRARKLEVKSDEACAKTIGLRLDEAFVSLFGMSAEEGLECAATYREIFLANKKTMIVQPFPHVIETLRALHRCGFVLGMASSRNHCSLDGYVHQMQLEDIFSSIVAGDDVEHAKPAPDMVFKALGEMKGTADETLVVGDMTFDVDMAHHAGCKACAVTYGNGTRQQLASAEWIIDDFTELLEIVKE, encoded by the coding sequence ATGAAGTATATAATTTTTGATTTTGATGGAACCATCGGCGATTCGCAGAGTCTCATCGTGAAGACCTTGCAGGATACGATGCGGGCAAGAAAACTGGAAGTGAAATCGGATGAGGCTTGTGCCAAGACCATCGGTTTAAGACTGGATGAGGCTTTCGTCTCGCTCTTCGGAATGAGTGCTGAGGAGGGCCTGGAATGTGCGGCAACCTATCGCGAGATTTTCCTGGCGAACAAGAAGACGATGATAGTGCAGCCCTTCCCTCATGTGATAGAAACCCTGAGAGCGTTGCATCGTTGTGGGTTTGTATTGGGTATGGCCAGCAGTCGAAACCATTGCTCGCTGGATGGATACGTGCATCAGATGCAGCTGGAGGATATATTCTCTTCCATTGTTGCAGGCGATGATGTGGAGCATGCGAAGCCGGCACCCGATATGGTCTTCAAGGCATTGGGAGAGATGAAGGGAACGGCAGATGAAACCCTTGTAGTGGGCGATATGACCTTCGATGTAGATATGGCGCATCATGCCGGCTGCAAGGCCTGTGCCGTGACTTATGGCAACGGAACCCGCCAACAGCTCGCCTCTGCCGAATGGATTATCGATGATTTCACAGAACTCCTGGAAATCGTAAAAGAATAA
- a CDS encoding MgtC/SapB family protein produces MDATYIDLTVRLSLALILGGAIGIEREYRAKEAGFRTHFLVALGSALFCVVSQYGFGFDLKDSSRVAAQVVSGIGFLGAGTIIFQKNVVRGLTTAAGLWVTAAIGLACGTGMYVAAAITTMMVLMGLEVLNYLIPQLGTSTIELNFSAPSRDSVKEFISKIKQKGMEVHSYELKERRFSKEEFVEASIEIKAKRGFHTLEILDYMNDFSDVTISTIK; encoded by the coding sequence ATGGATGCAACCTATATAGACCTGACTGTTCGCCTGTCTCTAGCTCTCATTTTGGGAGGAGCGATAGGCATCGAAAGAGAATACCGTGCCAAGGAGGCGGGGTTCCGCACTCACTTCCTGGTAGCCCTGGGTAGTGCGCTTTTCTGTGTAGTTTCCCAGTATGGATTTGGCTTTGATCTGAAGGATTCCTCGCGCGTTGCTGCCCAAGTGGTTTCGGGTATCGGATTCCTGGGCGCCGGTACCATCATCTTCCAGAAGAATGTGGTCAGGGGCTTGACTACGGCTGCTGGTTTGTGGGTGACGGCAGCTATCGGATTGGCTTGCGGAACGGGTATGTATGTGGCTGCAGCTATTACTACGATGATGGTGTTGATGGGACTGGAGGTACTGAATTATCTGATACCGCAATTGGGAACCTCTACCATCGAACTGAATTTCTCTGCTCCATCAAGGGACAGCGTGAAGGAATTCATCAGTAAAATCAAGCAGAAAGGCATGGAAGTTCATTCTTACGAACTGAAAGAACGGAGATTTTCTAAGGAAGAATTTGTGGAGGCGAGCATTGAAATAAAAGCCAAACGGGGGTTCCATACGCTTGAGATTCTGGATTATATGAATGATTTCTCGGACGTCACGATTTCGACGATTAAATAG
- a CDS encoding PKD domain-containing protein, producing the protein MNRILMSTLLSLSMGVASAQTQNVEVVEFHPAPGQFVNIMPQAEEGTTHEEVCKEATEALNDGQIVHLGTYGGYVTVKFDHPVQNKRGSDLRIKGNGFYSSGDPKYGKETIGGSFEPGIVYVGVGDDVNTCKWYELAGSEYYTDEIHDFSITYHKPVAEEGEHSQMFSSFDNYIKWEASWTDKNGERRDSTGYHMKISFHKQSFWPLWEEGETLTFKGGKLPSNAVNYGTETSQSWVLYRYAKDAYGYVDASLNTDDYSTFDIDWAVDEQGNHVDLKEINFVKVMNGTFQYCGWLGETSTEVTGFQDLHLVEGYDENPIIITPRTSTGLSVIKTDSKFVAKDDSYYDLMGRRVATPQKGIYIRNGKKIIFK; encoded by the coding sequence ATGAATAGAATTTTAATGAGCACTTTGCTGAGCCTTTCGATGGGAGTGGCTTCGGCACAGACACAGAATGTGGAAGTAGTGGAGTTTCATCCAGCTCCAGGCCAGTTTGTCAACATCATGCCTCAGGCTGAGGAGGGAACCACCCACGAGGAGGTTTGCAAGGAGGCTACCGAAGCCTTGAATGATGGTCAGATTGTGCATCTGGGTACTTACGGCGGATACGTAACCGTGAAGTTCGACCACCCAGTACAGAACAAGCGAGGTTCCGACCTCCGCATCAAGGGCAATGGCTTTTATAGCAGTGGTGACCCGAAATATGGCAAGGAGACCATCGGAGGTTCCTTTGAGCCGGGCATCGTGTATGTGGGTGTGGGCGATGATGTGAACACCTGCAAGTGGTATGAGCTGGCTGGTTCTGAGTATTATACAGATGAGATTCACGATTTCTCCATCACCTATCACAAGCCAGTGGCAGAGGAAGGAGAGCATTCGCAGATGTTCTCTTCGTTTGATAACTATATCAAGTGGGAGGCTTCATGGACTGATAAGAACGGTGAACGCCGGGATTCTACGGGCTATCACATGAAGATTTCATTTCATAAACAGTCTTTCTGGCCTTTGTGGGAGGAAGGAGAAACCTTGACTTTCAAGGGAGGTAAATTGCCTAGCAATGCCGTGAATTATGGAACCGAGACTTCGCAAAGTTGGGTGCTCTATCGCTACGCCAAGGATGCGTATGGCTACGTGGATGCTTCGCTCAATACTGATGATTACTCCACCTTCGATATCGACTGGGCGGTGGATGAGCAGGGCAACCACGTGGATTTGAAGGAAATCAACTTCGTGAAGGTGATGAATGGAACCTTCCAGTATTGTGGCTGGCTGGGCGAGACTTCTACCGAGGTAACAGGCTTCCAGGACCTTCATCTGGTAGAAGGTTATGATGAGAATCCTATCATCATCACCCCTCGTACCTCTACAGGACTTTCAGTCATCAAGACCGACAGTAAGTTTGTCGCCAAGGATGATAGCTATTACGACCTGATGGGTCGCCGTGTGGCTACTCCGCAGAAGGGAATTTATATCAGAAACGGCAAGAAGATAATCTTCAAGTAA